The stretch of DNA TTTATCTTAGACTATGCTCATATGTATGTGAAGATGCATCGATTAAGGAAGCGCTATtctgatttgattaagttatctttgttaattttttcttgtattttcgtAATCTATTAGTAGGAATTCTCTCTGAGAGATTGAACTTTTGTAAGTGAGGTTTTGGGTGAGTAGTTGTAACAAGTTAGATTAGTTACTGGGGTTGCAATTACTTATTTGTGTAATGGTAGATTGGGTTTTAGCCAATAGATGGTTGGATTAGTTGTAAAATGAAACCATTCACCGAGCGAGGCTCTACAGAGTAGGATTGTTTCCGAATTGCGTTAACAAATGATTGTGTGCAAATATCTCCTTACTTTCTCTGTTTTTCATTTATGTTTCGTTGATTATTTTATTTCGTGTTTGAACACATGTTTAGACAACCAATTTGATTTAAGTGGCAGGCTAACTAGTTTCTTCAGTATTGTAGGCAAACATATCATGCAATGTGACTTTATAAGTAAGCATTAACCAAGAGGAAAGGAAGAATGATTTAACATAAGGCAATCTTCTATTCAAAATGTGATTGAACGAAGTATTGGAGTTTTGCAAAAAAGATTTACCATATTGAGAAATATGTCTAATTGTCATAGAAAACAATGTTATATACCGAAAGCCGAAAGCATGTTCATAAGGTTGGAAGCTAAAAAGGATCGAATTTTGAAGAAATTTATATGGAATAACATAAAGGTTGTGTCATTTCAAGCCAAGAAACCAAAGTGTGTAAACTTCTCAAATCTTTGTATGGCTTAAAACAAACACCTAAACAGTGATATGAGAAATTCGATCAAATATTAGTGAATGATTTTGTTGAAGTAGATAAATGCATATACAAAAGTTGTTGATGGATATTGTGTGGTCATTTGCTTGTAtattgatgatatgcttattttTAGTACTAGTTATGAGTTAGTACTTGAAACAAAGTTTCCTTGCTCCTAAATTTGACTTGAAAGATATGGGTGAAGCAAATGCCATACTGGGTGCTAAAATCATAAATAAACGTGGTAGCATAATGTTGTCACAAGAACATTATATTGAGAAACTTTCGAAGAAGTTTGGGTACTTTAATATCAAACTAGTGAGTACTCCTTATAATACTAAAACTCAATTGTAGAAATATAAAAGTGATCTCATTGCTCAATCTAAGTATGCACATATTATTAGAAGTCTAATCCATTTAATGAATCTTAGTCAACCTAATATAGCATATGTTGTATGTGGATTGGGCATTATACACAACCCAAATCATGAGCATTATGATTGTCAATTGACAATAGTGGTTATAAAGAATAAAACTTACAACGACAAAATAGAGATATTCTAAATTTAGGAGTACATGGCACTTATAATACCATGCATTGCCAAGTAGTCAAAACACACAAAAAGAAATCAACTATCACTCTCCTTCTTTCCCAATCGACATTCATCCCTCTTTTAGCTAAGTGATATTTTGTTATTCTTGCTCCTTGTTCATTTGTGAAATAGAAGTGCTTATTGAATTTTGTAAAATACATTTTCGACGAATTATCCTTAATCTCAAACATACCAACATGATGATATTTTTAAACAGGTTCAAGGAAATAATTAAGGTTTAATACATATgaaatcaattaataaacacaacAAGATATTTTTAAACACAACCAACATGATGATAGGTTTGATATTCATGAACTCAACATATCTATGTTTACTTTATACAACTAGTATATAAAAAATGAGATATTACATGCATAATACTACCATGTATTTCACTTAAAATTAAAGGACCTAAAAGTattaaaaacagaaaagaaaaaagccCTAACTAGTTTTgcatttaagctttaatttgagaTTCTTACTTCCAAGTCCTAGTTGGTATATCTAAGATGTAAACTAGTGAGTATTTGCATATATTGTATATCTGGATATCATGTAATTTATACTCTAACATCCGAATACCCTTCCATTTCCAACTCTTTTCCTTCACTTATTTCATTATATTCTTCAACCTTTTTGTACTCAAAGGCACTAGAAATCCACATATAGACACATAGATTAATAGCACTCAACCCTGCTAATACCCAATAGAAGTAATTAAGATTTGAACGGTTCAGATTATCTCGCAACCATTCCTTTCCATGCTTTGAGCTGATCATTTGAACCACTGAGATGATTCCAGTGTTGACAAAGCTCCCAATTCCCACTATACTTATATAAGCTGCTGCTCCAATGCTTCTCATTTCTTCCGGCATTTGATCGTAGAACAGTTCTTGTAATCCGATGATGGTGAACACGTCTCCGATCCCAGTGAGTACATATTGCGGAAGTAACCACCATATGCTCATGGGGATCACTGCTTTCGGGGTGTCAATTAGGCCGTGTTTTCTAGCGGTGTTCACTCTAGCAGTCTCGACAATGCCTGCAACGACCATGTTAAGTATGGATACAAACAAGCCGATACCGATTCTTTGTAGCATGGTTATTCCTGTGGGGTTTTTGGTTAGCTTTCGGGCTATAGGGACGAAAACACAATCATAAACCGGGACCGCGATGAGGATGGTGAGGCCTACTAGGCTTTGGAGTGCCGCGGGAGGGACTTGGAAATTGGGGGCGAGGGATCTGGACATTGTGCTGCCTTGCTTGGTGAAAAATGTGTGTAATTGAGTTATCACTGCACAAAACATTAAGCAACTAACCCAAATGGGGATGAGTCGAAGTAGAAGCTTAACTTCTTCCACTTGGTTCAATGAACAAAGCTTCCATGGATTCCTGGATTTCCTCATCGCATCATCATTGTCAATCATCATTGCCTTGTCTAAAAATCTGCATTTCCAATCTAATATTAGTAATCATCATTTtcttaaattgaatataaatattaaaaaaaacatttaaactataattaaattctaaatgaaaataataataaaattcatttttaatgatcttttggctattaattgaatgaaaatatataaatagtaattttgtatttgataaattaaaattttaagtgtagaaaaattaaatactgaatttttattgttaaatttaataagtgatgaatttatattagaaaattatttggtaaattagtaaatataagtaCGGAATACAGTCATGttgtttgataaaagtaaatactgattttaattatttacttttttaattttaatcttattagtataatattttatattattttgaataaaagatacatatgataatttgaatatcttttttttttaaatgaagagAAGGGATTGTATAAAATTGTAATTCCACGTCATCCTTATCTATTTACAatagaaaaatgataaataagattttttttctcctgatttttagtatttttagttggatttgaaatttttgaggaggaaaaaattaaaaatcaggaGAAAAAATTCAATTTGTCATTTTCCTATTAAAAAGGGATAAGGATgacgtggaatcacagtttcatacaagtttgaaaagaaataaataaattatttgaaaggtgtttatagataaaaaaatattttaaattatgtagtAATTTAATTCTAATAGATTAACTTTGATAttagatatttttatataaacaGATGAGATGGAATTAATTTAGCAAGAGAATAGGATCTTATTCTAATTGTGTGAACATCAATCAAGATTTAGAAATTGGCTGGAAAATTACTAAACAATAAAAAAGGGGTAAACATAAAgaaatatatttcatattatttaaatgaaaGTGGTGATTTTATTTCATTGATATAATTATACATAGATTCCTTtgccttttttaattaattaactaaataaaatcaactttatttaatatattaaattatctcAAAGTGGCTTATTTGATAAGGCTTGtaagtaaattatattaataaataaaaatacacatTCCAAACCCTGTGATTATTAAATCATGATGTCCCGCTTTATCTTCAGTGCGGTGCGTTTAATTTTTCTTATCTCACGTTACAGTATCTAATCAAATTGAtacatcttttgtcaatttgatttttatttcttttagctaAAATTGACCATTAACCttccaaaaataatcaaatattaacttTTAATGATGCTGATGTGACAATTTGTATGATAATCTATGTGTGTCTTATATTAACTTAGCActatttatttatctaatttttctccctcaaaacaaaattttaaaaaattagtgaattgaatttaaaaaatcaattgatattaaatataaaatcaatCAATCAAAATAATCCCTACCCTTAATAGACTCatcaaaaaggtacaattttgtacttttacttattaaaatttaattttcttcacatatttaccataaaaatgccaaaattgtaagattttttttaaaataaataaaaaacacttttttttcGAAGTATGCGGGAGTTACCTAAATTGATTTGTACGGACCAATTTGGGGCCCATGGTTTGACCTGGGACCCTATCATCCTCACAACATATGCCCCTACTACCGTGCGACTCAGTCAACCGCCACTTCCTAGCCGCCGCGACGAAGACCTGAGCCACCCTGGTGAACGGACTTCCCGTCGGGCGCTGCTTTCTATACCTCTTCATTCCTATTAGAAACAACGCCAATGCCACCGCCAACGACCCTGCTAACACTCCAAACCCCGCCGCCCAACTAACATTATCCTACACGTCAATTcccatcactttatatattttttctaaatgaaaagaaaagtaaCGCTAGTTTACGGCACAATTTTTGACTTTTGAGTCATAATTAGTGGAAACGTTTTCATTTTACCTGGAGGTAGATGACGACAACAATGGCGACGGAGGCGCCGGTTACGATCCCTAGATACCACCAGTTGAAAAATGAGCTTTTAGCTGCCTTCTCTTCTGGGTTGTTTTCGTCGAACTGATCGGCGGCGAAGGTTTGAACGCACGGTTTATGGCCACCTTCACCTatggctaaaatgtaaagtgctgTGAAAAACACGGGTTTTCGAGAATGCGTAGGTATTACTGAGACTGATAAACTCAATAACACCATTCCCTGTAAACATTccaatattattaatttaagcaAGCAACTAAAATATGCGGTATAAAGTCTGGGTATCAACAGTAACGTCTTTTAATTTACCAGGAAGTAGATGGAAGAGGAAGCAAGGATGGTCTTGAACCGGCCGAGATATGAATCGGCGACGAAAGCTCCGAGTAAAGGGAAGATGGCGGAAACGCCAACCCAAGTATTGACGTTCTTAGCGGCGGCGGCCACCGGCTGACCGAGGTTGTTGGTGAGATAAGTGATGAGGTTTCCGGCCAAACCATAGAAAGCAAAACGCTCTGCCATCTCAACAACTGCATCATCAAAACGGGTTAAAATACGTACAAGAGAAGAAACCCAAAATTGAAAAGAGAGGGGGGGATGGGTTTACAGATGACAAAAATGGCGGCGTTCCAACCACCTTTGGAGGTGTTTTTCTGAGAAGGGAGGTGCTTGCTGGGATTTTGATGGTCATTGTCAATGGCGACTGGAGTAACTGGGGCATCCATGTTGGAATTTGGGCAGGTGGAAACAAATGAGAACGTTGGGATACCCTTGGATGCTTTGCTCCAATTTATACATGTCAGACACCCAATTTAACTATTTCTTATACTATATTTACGTGTTGGtgtcaatttaattaaaaaattattttttttaaaaataaatactattatatataaaatttataaaaaaataattataaatcacCGAGGCTGAGACAAGAAATTAATGAATAATCTGGCTTTAGTCGTCCGATCTATTTGGGCATTTaactccattttatttattttctttaaatatgctCTATTGCCCTACTTTCTCAGGGTTTCTTTAATTACAATATAGtaagattttttataattatgggtcaccaagaaataaatatatttgtatttaatGATTATAGATGtgtattttatttgtaattaaaataatataattttttattgaatttcatgtGTTGGCATGATGATTAGAATGTCTATTGTCTCAAGTGTAGCTTTAGTTCAAGTCGCACTGAGTCGCCTTGTTGTCAAGGCTTTGCCCTCCTCTTGTATTCTTAAAGAGAATCCTAGAAAGTATTCAGAAGAGAAATTAGTTTTACACGGTTTTTAAACtttttgtatgataaatattttaacaacctgattgttaaatttattaatattttatttgtgacacatgtaaattttttattgatcTCATGTCTCTATTATATCGATCCAAAATATTGTATTTGTAGTATATATTTAACGATTTAAATgttagatatttttaatttactttgaagttattttgaatttttcatgtaaatttaataaatttatttgcaAAAAATGAAGCAAACATATTTATGaatataaaatcaaacatatatttgaatagttaaaaattcatttaagggcaacaatcatataatttttaagttttttatacaAAATCAGGGATAGGAGATGAGATTACATGGTTCAAATTCGTATTAAACGAGTGTCTGATAAGCGTTTGAATCACCGTTCTATTCAAATCGAGacatatatttttagttttagataTAAGTAGCTAAACATAAAAGTATTACTAATTCATTATAATCCAACAACAAAcaagttttaaattaaatttagacaatttattaaataagtttcaagctattcataaattaatttatatagaaATATTAATGAACTAAACCTATCTTCTATATTCAAGTTgaattcatttaataaatcaacaacaatattttattttaaataaccaaaaaaaaattgaatggttCATTTAGCTTAGATTTTACTCAATGCCCTAACATGTGGACCGACTATAACAATAAATTGGCGTTTcaagttatattaattaaataagcaaatttattaaaagaaaacaGATAAAGTGAGCTGTCCATCAttgaaaatatcatttttattatttttataaaatttatacttattAAGTATTCTCAAGGTTTACTCTAATTGTTTCCTTTCTTTGTAGATTGTTAGTTTGCAAAATTTATCGAGTCGGATCAGCATGAAGCACACACTATCAAAAGACAGTAGAATTGTGCTCTTTGTGTCCaaattttgtggcatgtatataggggcACCTTAGCGTGCTAATGCTCATTTTGGGATAGTTGGGTATATGGAAATTGTGGCatggttaatcttgagtaataTGATTTCCTTGTGACTTGGTAAATGTAAAGCATTGATCATGTTTCTTGCTAGTATGGGTGATGATATAAACTTATATGTTTTGGCATGTGAAAGATTACAAAATGAAGTAAATAGGATAGTTAAGTTGATGTATGGTTGGAAATGGTATAAATGATTGTCATACTTGAAACATATGTTAAGTGTATGGTTGTTTTGGTTCATTTCAAGATCATATGGATCTTTGATGCTCAAAATAAGTAAACATGCATATGTTGATCTAAGATAAGAAAAGTTGACATAGTTAGGTAAGTAAATGgtgtaattgaatttaaataaatgacATGGATTGTATGTTATGTTAAATGGTTGAATTAAAATTGTTACAAgcttgttttgacatgttttgttAGGTTTTGGTATAGGTGAATTGGAAAATGAAAGTATGTGATAATATGCTTTGGTTGGAAACATGTTAATAGGTACCAAATGTGTTAACTTGCCAAAAATAAGAGGCAACATCATGACCATGAGTTCCCGATCGCAACTTAGTCCGACAGCGAGTCGTGTCATGATGTGGAGGTGTTTGCCATCGCAATGTGACTCACTAAGTTGCATAGTCGCGATGAGGGAATTATGGAGTCGCGACGTCGACCAAGGTTTTAAAAACTATACAAATTGGTCCCAATTCAACCTCAGGTTAGCAAAAGATCTTTTGTAAGCTCGTGTGGGACCTAGAAATGAATATGTTGCATAgtatgaatgtgaaa from Gossypium hirsutum isolate 1008001.06 chromosome D04, Gossypium_hirsutum_v2.1, whole genome shotgun sequence encodes:
- the LOC107936196 gene encoding protein NRT1/ PTR FAMILY 5.4, with the translated sequence MDAPVTPVAIDNDHQNPSKHLPSQKNTSKGGWNAAIFVIFVEMAERFAFYGLAGNLITYLTNNLGQPVAAAAKNVNTWVGVSAIFPLLGAFVADSYLGRFKTILASSSIYFLGMVLLSLSVSVIPTHSRKPVFFTALYILAIGEGGHKPCVQTFAADQFDENNPEEKAAKSSFFNWWYLGIVTGASVAIVVVIYLQDNVSWAAGFGVLAGSLAVALALFLIGMKRYRKQRPTGSPFTRVAQVFVAAARKWRLTESHGSRGICCEDDRVPGQTMGPKLVRTNQFRFLDKAMMIDNDDAMRKSRNPWKLCSLNQVEEVKLLLRLIPIWVSCLMFCAVITQLHTFFTKQGSTMSRSLAPNFQVPPAALQSLVGLTILIAVPVYDCVFVPIARKLTKNPTGITMLQRIGIGLFVSILNMVVAGIVETARVNTARKHGLIDTPKAVIPMSIWWLLPQYVLTGIGDVFTIIGLQELFYDQMPEEMRSIGAAAYISIVGIGSFVNTGIISVVQMISSKHGKEWLRDNLNRSNLNYFYWVLAGLSAINLCVYMWISSAFEYKKVEEYNEISEGKELEMEGYSDVRV